From Hydractinia symbiolongicarpus strain clone_291-10 chromosome 11, HSymV2.1, whole genome shotgun sequence, the proteins below share one genomic window:
- the LOC130613431 gene encoding glycine amidinotransferase, mitochondrial-like yields the protein MKPHQLFSRYHNMMRRALSKCYSFALRLNIRHMDSVGQTGLILTTSFRQYTTPVVNSHNDWDPLEEVIVGRADNACIPVLTPEVKACTGEKQWDYLRKHGGQRYPEELIKKINAEVEILCDILRQEGVIVRRPDIVDHQKVSIVVFCLLCAIIRCCICLKAFEYTTPDFTSIGMETAMPRDIIFAIGNEIIESPMAWRCRFFEYRAYRALMKEYFSRGAKWTTAPKATMSDELYDPEYQIKSTKDRHELAAQGRFVTTEYEPCFDAADFMRVGKDIFVQRSQVTNMMGTEWMRRHLGEKYNLHVLTFSPPNSMHIDVSITAVREGLLIVNPNRPCNELDIFQKAGWKIVEAPRPAKPASHVLRMSTSWLSINVLLLDDKRVIVESSELPIQKVCFLS from the exons ATGAAGCCACACCAACTCTTCA GTAGATATCACAATATGATGCGTAGAGCTTTATctaaatgttattcctttgcACTTCGGTTAAACATCAGG CACATGGACTCTGTTGGGCAGACAGGGTTAATATTG ACTACATCGTTTCGTCAATATACAACTCCAGTGGTAAACTCTCACAATGATTGGGATCCTCTAGAAGAAGTTATTGTGGGTAGAGCAGACAATGCATGTATACCAGTACTTACACCAGAAGTAAAAGCTTGCACAGGTGAAAAACAGTGGGACTACTTAAGAAAGCATGGCGGTCAAAGATACCCTGAGGAgttaatcaaaaaaataaacgcGGAAGTCGAAATACTTTGTGATATTTTGCGCCAAGAGGGCGTTATTGTCAGACGCCCTGATATCGTTGATCACCAAAAA GTATCGATCGTTGTCTTTTGTCTGTTGTGTGCC ATCATCCGTTGTTGTATATGTTTAAAGGCTTTC gAATATACTACACCAGATTTTACTTCAATTGGAATGGAAACAGCCATGCCTCGTGACATTATTTTTGCCATCGGAAATGAAATTATTGAATCACCTATGGCATGGAGATGCCGTTTCTTTGAGTATCGTGCATACCGCGCATTAATGAAGGAATATTTTTCGAGAGGTGCTAAATGGACAACGGCACCAAAAGCTACTATGTCAGACGAGCTGTATGATCCA GAATATCAAATAAAATCTACCAAGGACAGACATGAATTAGCAGCTCAGGGTAGATTTGTGACAACTGAATACGAGCCATGCTTCGATGCCGCTGATTTTATGAGAGTTGGAAAAGATATATTCGTGCAAAGAAGCCAG GTGACAAATATGATGGGTACTGAATGGATGAGGCGCCATCTTGGTGAAAAGTATAACCTTCATGTTTTGACCTTCTCGCCTCCCAATAGCATGCATATTGACGTATCAATTACCGCAGTAAGAGAAGGCTTACTTATCGTTAACCCTAACAGACCGTGCAATGAGCTAGATATTTTTCAGAAAGCAGGCTGGAAAATAGTGGAAGCACCTAGACCTGCTAAGCCTGCTTCGCATGTTTTGCGGATGAGTACCAGTTGGTTAAGTATAAATGTATTACTGTTGGATGACAAAAGAGTAATCGTGGAGAGTTCTGAATTACCAATACAAAAAGTATGTTTTCTATCCTAA